The DNA sequence actctccagactgagagcaaaatccaaagtccagctgaaatgtctgcgtgacttcccctttgccgacgatgcagctgtcactacccactctgccaaagatctccagcagctcatggatcgttttagcaaggcctgccaagattttggactgacaatcagcctgaagaaaacacaggtcatggttcaggatgtggactcacctccctgcattacaatctctgcgcatgaactggaggttgtccatgactttgtgtaccttggctcaacgatctccgacactctttctctcgataccgagctaaacaagcgcatcggtaaagcagctaccacattttccagactcacaaagagagtctggtccaacaagaagctgacggaacataccaagatccaggtctacagagcttgcgtcctgagtacacttctgtactgcagcgagtcatggactcttcgctcacaacaggagaggaaactgagcgctttccacatgcgctgcctccaacgcatcctcggcatcacctggcaggacaaagttcctaacaacacaatcctggaacgtgctggaatccctagcatgtattcactgctgaaacagagacgcctgcgttggctcggtcatgttgtgagaatggatgatgaccggatcccaaaggatctcctctatggagaactcgtgcaaggaaagcgccctacaggtagaccacagctgcgatacaaggacatctgcaagagggatctgaaggccttagggatggacctcaacaagtgggaaaccctggcctctgagtggcctgcttggaggcaggctgtgcagcatggcctttcccagtttgaagagacacttggccaacagtctgaggctaagaggcaaagaaggaaggcccatagccagggagacagaccagggacagactgcacttgctcccggtgtggaagggattgtcactcctggattggccttttcagccacactagacgctgtgccagaaccacctttcagagcgcgatactatagtctttcgagactgaaggttgccaatacaatatagttCACTGGGGTTAAAGACTGATGCTTGAATCCAAATACTGTACACGCTTAGTaggaagaaagccccactgaacacagtggggtttaATTCTACATAAACCTGTATAGAATTGCACAAATCCAACATACATGGTGGGTTTTCATCAATCTGTCATGGAAATGTTATTATACATATAGTGATTAGGAAAAAAGGATATATGTAGTTTGAAACATGTATGTCATTTTAAATTTAACATTCAATTTGAATTTATGAAATAATTTGCTATGCATCAATCAAAGCATGCACCGCAATGCTGGAGGTTATTGGTGCCAACTTtcaagaaaaataattttaaagagaGAGCCTAGGGCAGGTGTGCATTGTAATCCTATAGATCAGTGCTATGCTAACCATGGTCTGGGGGCCGGATCCGGCATTCACACGGTTCCATCTGCCCAGTGAGTGGACCTTTTGGTTCTGCTCAGGTGCCACGCAACATCCTCCTCGATCAGGGGACagcgatgctctgggcagttgtgtctgcccggACAACCTgtcacacagccttctgggacgctgGGCAGACAATGTGACTACCCCGAGCGTTCCTGTCCTCCAATCGAGGAAAATGCTCTGATGCAGTCTGGATGAGGACCAAATTGTGGGCGCACAGCGGGTGCAACTTTGAGCAGCACTGCTATAGATATTTAATCAGAAGTAAAGACACCCGTGTTCAATGGAActaacttccaggaaagcatgcatgggattacagcctaaattgAGGAAAAACATTAAGAATAGGATTATTGTACAATGTAGAAAAAGAAAGTGAGGCAAAAATTATTCAGTGAAAACATTTATTTGCAGCATGTAGATATGAAGCTAGTGAGAACAAAAtacaaatgtgattttttttaaagctgcagtacatttaagataaataaaaactACCTTCCAAACAACCATGTTTTTTCTGTGCAAACTGCTTAGTAAGATtgtgaaaaatataaaaaaatgtttcttgaaCTTTAATACAGTTATTCccttaatttaaatattttacttATTCATATAATTTAGACCAGAGCTGGTTTTGTTAGCAGCCCCTTGCCTAGTGTCCTGTGGTGGGAAAGACTTGCCTTCAGATTACAAGACTAGGGCCTAGCttacacatgctgcagaagatgggaGTAAGGTGGTAAATGGGCTAGCACTACACAATTTCAGACTGGATTGGAGAATATCATGCCAGGATATTCCCCATGTTGAAAAAATACTCCACACATACACAAACCTCCCTGCAAATGGCAAACTATTGCATTAGGAAAAGGGTCTATCTTAGTATTTTTTCTACTATGCATGTAGAAGACAACAGTAGTTTTTAATATTCAAAAATGGCACACCCCACTTGCAGTCTGATTTGCTGCCGGCAATTGTGCCATTACACCTCATTCAGCTACATGAGTAGACCAGCCCAAAGTTTGCAAACCTTTATAACAGGGTTGAGTCTTCTCCCACCAGGCATGTGCCACAAACAACTAACAGTATGCATGGACAAGGAGGCTACTACTGAaattgttttttgggggggctggctattgtggacatttgctggaTGCTATACATTTCTTCCATGCAAATAGTTCTAAAACTAATTTTCCAGAATCCTGCTTCTTTTAATGTATTACATTCTAGGTTTAGTACATAGAAAACTGTGTTATGCTGAGTCAACATATATGAGTATCGTatgcactgcctggcagcagcatttcagggtttcagacagcagTCTTTTCCAGACCTACCTAGAGATGTCAGATATCAAAGCTGGCACCTTCTGCACACAATGTGTGTGCTCTGCCACTATTACAGTCCCTCCCTTTAAAGCAGGTATAGCACCGTAGGTTCATAATTATATTTCTGAACTTAAcatgcaatatttatttaaaagatctgTCCCATCTTCCCCATGTGGAAGTAAATTTTTGAATGaccattaacccctgctaattgggtaagaggcactttttcacgtgggtgctccttttttagcagggggggagtaactggcccacctcaccccagcagtgtcttttctagtggctgtctgctggtattcttttgcatctttttagattgtgagcccttttgggacagggagccatttagttatttgatttttctctgtaaactgctttgtgaacttttagttgaaaagcggtatataaatactgttgttattattattattatatgtccCTTCCTAGATTAATAACTGaagtaattgggggggggagccagaatTTGGTTCCCCTTACAGATTGAATGCTTTTTTGGGAATGAGAATGGAAGTATAGCTGTCAAAGGAAGACCGTTCCTAAACAAATGATGAGCAAAGTTACACCAGATTGTTAGTATAATGAAGCCCATCCTTATggctgtttctggcagccacagGTTTCACTTCATGTGTGATGACTTTCAGTTGTTTCAGTTGCTATTCTTTTTAGGTACCCTTGTGAATGCTGATGGCATGTGCACACCTCACTAAGACTTGGCTATTTGTAGGTAGCTACTTGAACCCAGAAGCATGCAAAGAACTGACACAACTGCCTCAGCATGACACCCACAGCTAGATGTCAAGACAGATTGACTCAAAATTGTGGCTGCCAGGCACAAAGTATGGCATGAGAATGGGCTCTCTGCAGGAAAGAATGTCAAAGAAGCAACAATTAACGCAGCAATGGAATAATAACCAGGTTAACTTAAAGGGAATGCATTTTCAGATATGGCTAGGGCTTCAAAGGATTCCTATTCAAAGCTAATAAAAGCAGCTGCTTTTGTCATTTCATAATACACCATGACTCAGAAATGGCTTTCCTATTTCACTGTATACAGCTTAAAAATGAGAGCTGTGGTACACGTTATAGAGATACTCTGAACGAAGGAATGTGTAGTGTTAAAAACTCAAGCCCATCATTTAGTAGATACACAGGAACTGggtttctgtctttatttacaaaactaAACTCTTGTTATATGTTCCTTTTGCCTTTGCTGTGTATGTATTGCTTAATAAGGGTGGAAATGTCTTAACCTAACATTTCTAACATTAAATGTGACTGTTTGTGTAGATACCTGGTCCTTTGCTTTCAGACTGCATCAAGAAAATTCTTATAAATGATCAGGATTCTGAACTGGTTCCCGTTGGGGTGGCACCTATAGGCGTTTGATGATGAATTTTCTCCCCTGCTCGTTACAAAAAGACAAATATGGGAACAGAAACAAACCCAAACCTCTCAAAGATAATTCCCCAATGATCCCTACCTGCTCGAAAGCTGGATCATTTTGAGGCCCACAGATGCCATGGgaggatgtgtgtggcctctgcagggcccagaacaccctccagaagaaaggggagctctgcttctctctcctccagagagtgagagaatgctccctggtatctgtggtttcacttaaatgGGGGGTGGTCCCATTGATACTTTGACACGCCTGTTGCTGTTTTATATGGATTTTTCCATAAGTGAGTTTGGATATAAATACTTCATACTTTACTGAAGTATTTCCAACACCACAGGACAGCTAGTAGTTAAGGGCTTTCAtaaagaaaactttttttaaaatgttgggatTAGATCAGATATTATCAGCAAACATTTTTTATGAAACCACAAAGCACTAATTATCACTGAgagtacagaaatatttattAGATAAATGTTTATTTGCTGGGACTGTTCTAGCACAAAAAGTTAATGCTGCCATTGATGGTATCAGGACAATTACCCACTCCCATAAAACACAAGTAAACTACAAAGGTGTTTCTCGAAGCAAAACATCTGTAGGGCTGAATGATACTTTTATAATAACTCTGCCCTACTCCAGCAAGACTGATTCCAGTAGAGAAACTGCATTCTTCATATGGAGACAATGTTGATGCATATGTGCATCTGAATGAAATTCTTCATCATGATCCACATTCTGGCCTCAAAGCACTGGCTAGTTCTGTGTTTGCCCcgtcataccacttcacatggtgcaCCTATTGgtagtaccactggaagtaactggcaatgatgtcatcgccagttacttctggattgggaaccCGGACACAATGCGACAAActacggtaagaggctcagggtgaacaagAGGGATTTTCTGAGCATTTGAAAAGTGTACACTGGAGCTTTGCCtgccgagccaagcctcctactgctgcttgtcatattGCACCGCTTCCAGGCAGTGGGGGTTCTGTGCGTACCACAGGTATGAGtggcatgagtaccactggttgagaaacactgggctagatgttCTTTCAGAATCACTAGCTAGAACTAGATATGGATTGGGGTTCTGGTAATTTTGATAAAAAGAGAGGGCGATAAGATatttttatttcagtggttctcaaacttttagcaccaggacccactttttagagtgagaatctttcaggacccagaggaagtgatctcatgaccggacgtgacatcataaagcaggaacattttaacaatcctagtgtgctatcctacgcacacttacccaggagtaagttccattgactatcattgttaaaagtatatacatagtagcctgttaaaagtacagatctgtaacatttctccaaatgcagtcacataccatggtagcatcaagtcgaatatattaaaaataaaatattgaaatggatggggacccatctgaaattggcttgcgacccacctagtgggtgccaacccacagtttgataaacacttcATTATTTAATTTCAGTTTCAATAGTAACTACCAGAGGCCCAGAGCCAATGTTTTGATTGGTAAATTTCAACGTTCCCTTAATCAAATGTGGAAGGAATGTCTCTGTAGAGTCTGTTATTCATGCTTTCTTGCtcacctttctttcccctcctcttttgGCTGTTTGCTACCCAAGTTAATATGTTGGTGATAGTTGtcattacacactgggtaagcATCCctcacttatttattttaaaaggagaTGCTCCATGTCAATACACTAAGATCTCAACCACATTATTTTTGTGCCCTTCACGTAGTGACATAAGCTAGGCCTTCAAACCAACAAGAATCATGGGCAGTATGCCTAGTAAATACATTCTTGGAGAGTAAGATAAACAGAAAGAtttactccctcccccccccccccacttctctcaTGTCCCCTTTACTCTGGTACTCTGCTTGTCTGCTCCGACATGTGCACTGTTCATGCCAAGGCTTCAACCAGAGAAAACATATTCTTATTTAAGTGCATAAAAAAAAGATTCTCACATACCACCAGATCCTTTGCAATTAAGGTTTTGTAGCAGTTCAAGAATGTGGCCAgagaaaaattgttttaaattctgtaaaacaaaaacaaaacctgaaaatGGAGATTTTTCAGTTTGGTTTAACAAAATTGCACGAATTGATTTTCATCAGCTTCAAGGGAACTTTTATTATTAATCAAGAAGGACAAACATCAAAAGCTGCAGAAAACTAAATTGGACAGAACCTTTCACCATGTAAAACTGGAACAATGTGCTAAATTTCAAGCTGCTCTTCTATCTGTAATCAGTTAGATTAGAGCTCTTATGAAATGTTTCAGTATTATGTACTATTTGTAAATTCTCCTTTTGagtaacaggggtgtccaaacattttggcaggagggccacatcatctctctgacactgtggcctggggccaggaaaaaaaaagaattaatttacatttaaaatttgaataaatttacataaaggaatttattagagatgggacttgcatgaatgaatgaaggacttgcaatagctcaaggcccataaaaggccttgcacaaagcaaggccagcctttccttctctgccactgctgcatcacagacatgaaacagcaagtagtggagggagccctcatcccaaagctcaggtgagaggtcgaatagtcgtcctcacactgagagcagttgtgtcagtcgagcatgggttccagcaagtctctggagggccagaagctcattggagactgggggctccctgtgggccagattgggagctgctgagggctgcaagtggcccctgggcacccctgctctatataatTGTTTTTTAGTCTATTCATTCTCTCCTAGGATATTTGTTACCTATgcagcacaatactatgcatgtctattcagaagacctattgtgttcagtagggcttactcacaagaaaatatgtataggattgcattagACAGTTACATTAATAGATACTGGCCACAATACAATACAGAGTTAGGTATGACTAAGCctactgaaatcaacaggattAAACCCACTTAACTCTGTGCTGAGCAATTGTCATTAGTCCAATTTCCTACAGCATTGTGCAGAATTTAATAATGTAACAGCCATTCAAAAATAGTTACACCCAGGAGATAAGGCACCAGTAGACAGATTATAAAAACCTGGGCCTCGTATTTACAAACATGAGTTACTAGAaaattttggtttgttttctctGAACACTGAATGCAGATAAAGGGGAATCACATTCATAGTTTCctcattttgtgtttttattatggAGTCTATGATGAAGGCAGCAGTATTTTTCAGCACTCCATccgcaaccaaccaaccaaaacaTGTTTTTGCAGTTGAACCTCAAAGTACACGTTCAATGGCAAGTTAGTGAAACAGTAAGTGCTGCACTCTTGTTACTAAGATCCTTGCACAGCCAACCCTCATGCTCCAAAAGAATCAGATTGTATGTACAAGTTACATGCCTCTGTTGCTCAGTATTCTGTTAAAAATTCACCAGCTGCTTGATTTGCTCGGTTTGCAATGACTGCCTCCTTGTTAACAGAGTCTTACTTTTAAAATCTTTTGGGTAAGAAGGCGCTGTTGGGATAAGGGGTTTTTGGCCACAAGAAACCATGGCAGAAATCTTGTAGATATCAGGCACTGGAGGATGAGGATTTAAAGGGGGAAGGAAACCAGGTCTTGCCAGGGCAGTATGATCTGAACCACGCCTCTGTAAAACAGCATGGTTTCTCCTGCTCAAGAAACTGGAGGGCATGTTTTCTATTAGTTCTCTAGAACTTGATGACAATGATGGAGATGGGGAGAGAAGTTTTTTCTTTCCTAGAAGTGATTTGCTGTCCTCTGCAGGAGGACCTAAGCTGGTTGTCAACTGTGAATCTGAGCTATAGTGATTTGCCCCGAGGTTTCTTCTTTGAACAATGCTTTTCAGTGTTGAAACAAAACTCATTTGGGCTGAATCGGAATTCTGATCTACAGGAATGTCACTGCGACTGTGGTTTGCCTCACCAAGCAGTGAATGAGAATTTATCTCATCATATGACATTTTTCTTGAGGCCGTTTGTTCAAAGCTTTTCAAAAAATTGAGGGTATCCTTTATATCAATGCTGTGATGCCTTGTGATAAATCTCTTAGACAAGGCTAGACTATTGATTTTGAGACACAATTCTTCCTCTGGAGTTATATCCTTAAGATCTTCTGGTAAAGATGAAATTTTATTCTGATCAAAGAGTGAAGAAGTTTTCATCCACGGTTCAGAACACAGGTGCTGCACTTGAACTCCTGTGTGAGCTTTTCTTGAAGGAGACTGTGGCTCAGATCCCTCATCCTTTCTTCCAGGCTGATTATACTCTTTAAAGTTAAACACAACCTTTTCAATTTCTTTTGCATTTACAAGTGGAGATGGAGATGTTTTAACTTCTACCTCTGATGGAGAAGTGCAACAACATGGTGACTGACATTCGTCAATATCAGGGGGAGGTACatttaaatattgttttgttgttttccTTCCGGATGGAGATTTGTCTTTTGTAATGATGATTACTTCTTttccatttgctttgcatgcatcTAGAAGAACTTTGAATGTTTCCTTGTCTTCTGAATTCACTGCATAAATGAGAGCTGAGTTCCCAGAATGGTCCTGCAGGCTCAAGTCAGCTCCACTTTTCAGAAGTAAAGAAACCACATCAGGACCAGCTTTCTGTAAGCAAGCATGCATCAACGCTGTCTTTCCAGTTTTGTCCTGTATATTTGGATCTGCCTTATTTTCTAGAAGATATTTCACCATTTTTACTTTGCTTGCACTCTGATGGTCTACATGCTTGGTCTTGCAAGCAATCATTAAAGGAGTTTCACCACGGTCATTACTTTCATTAATATATGCCCCACCTTCTAACAGCAATCTTGTCAGACGAAGTCTGCTGTGATAAACTGCTTTTATCAAGGAGTTTCCATCAGGTGATAGCTCCACAACTTCTTCCATTGTCTCTTTTTTTGCACAGAAGGTTGTAGCTTTAGAAGAGTCAGCTAATTTTCAGaaacattaaagaaaaaaatcattagtCTAAAATATACTCATATTTGCTAATGGgatgatggaaaaaaaaaaagcaaaagcccCTATTTAACAGCCcatctagattttttaaaagttaaattgTAACTGTGGCATTCTGTTGTGATTGACTTGCATAAAGTGCAAACCTGCAAGacaaaaatgacagaaaatgcTCAGGAAAAGAGTGGAGGAAAGCTTTAGGAAAGAGTAGTTTGGAATGGAGGAGTGATGAGGAGAGGAGGCTTAATCCTTTCCCTGTCTGCCACTTTTTCAAAGCAGCTCCCTTCCTCCCAAGCTATTTCTTCTCCTGTAGGACTCAAAATATGAATTGGAGTGAATTTACCTCATAAAGACATGAACTGGAAGTGTTGAAAAAATGATTTGGGGAAGGGAAGTCACTGTGCAAAAGTAGCAGGCAGAGAAAGGGTTATCCACTTCTCTCCTAGAAATAATCAGCTTGCAATTTGGCAAGCCTATCATCTCTTACCTAACTTCACACCTACAAAGAAGGGTGTGGTTGTGGTTTCTCCTACCCCAGCTCCACTACACATCTGCACTTGCTGTAAGCAGAGGTGGCCCATCCATTAGACAAGATAATGTGGGTTGCATCATTGGCAGATTGTAGGGAGGGGGTCATAGGGaagtggattcagggtgccctttacccccccccccaccaccagccTGCTTCCTAAAAGTGAACAAAAAAGTGGATCTGCTGACACCTTACTTTGCTCCTGGTGTGGTTTCTTCAAATGgggaagtgcaggacttcagCTTTGAATTATAgggactgcacaaatgaagggGTTCATGCAAAAGTTCTGAACTTCTACAACTGAAGAAACAGCATGAGTGGCTGCTTTGAAAAAAATTGTGCAGAAGTCGTAGTCACAACTTCTCAGTTGTGCCATTGTCGACTGTAAAGCAAAACAAGAGTCCTGCTTGATTCAGCAAGTAAGGTGAATAGAAGACTAGAGGAAGATCTGTCCATTAGTACATAAAGAACCTTGCTGCATCAGACTAATCGTATCTAGCATCTTGTTTCCTACAGTGATCAGTTGGACTGAGAAGCCCACACGTAGAGCATCAAGGCAACAGCCTTCTGTGACTGTCACCAGCATCTCAGAAGTCAAGGCTACATTCACCTTTTGGGGCTGTGTGGTTGTTGAAGGAAGAACCTCTAAGCTGAAAACTGATAACTCAGGGCATGTGCAATGCATATCTGACTTAAACTGCACTGCAGACATCTCAGCATCTATGCAGGTGCAAAATTATTACACTGAAAACTATACCAGCCTGAAAAGGAACAGCATTCCTTGCTTAAATGAGAGGGGGAAAAGGTGAATAGATATCCTGAAAATATAATATTGTAATCTGTAGCCAAGGGCTGCCATCCTTTGTACTTATTTTGTCAATTCTTCCGAAGTAAAACTGTTtcccttacaccagtggttctcacacatttagcaccaggacccactttttagaatgagaatctgtcaggacccaccggaagtgatgtcatgaccagaagtgacatcatcaggcaggaaatttttaacaatcctaggctgcaatcctaccccacttacccaggagtaagtctcaatgactatcattgttaaaagaatatacatagtagcttgttgaaagtacaggtctgcaatatTTCCCCCAATGCAATCACTTActatggtaccatcaagtctaatatatttaaaaaatattgaaatgaatggggacccacctgaaattggcttacaatccacctagtgggtcc is a window from the Tiliqua scincoides isolate rTilSci1 chromosome 2, rTilSci1.hap2, whole genome shotgun sequence genome containing:
- the ANKRD34B gene encoding ankyrin repeat domain-containing protein 34B, which encodes MEEVVELSPDGNSLIKAVYHSRLRLTRLLLEGGAYINESNDRGETPLMIACKTKHVDHQSASKVKMVKYLLENKADPNIQDKTGKTALMHACLQKAGPDVVSLLLKSGADLSLQDHSGNSALIYAVNSEDKETFKVLLDACKANGKEVIIITKDKSPSGRKTTKQYLNVPPPDIDECQSPCCCTSPSEVEVKTSPSPLVNAKEIEKVVFNFKEYNQPGRKDEGSEPQSPSRKAHTGVQVQHLCSEPWMKTSSLFDQNKISSLPEDLKDITPEEELCLKINSLALSKRFITRHHSIDIKDTLNFLKSFEQTASRKMSYDEINSHSLLGEANHSRSDIPVDQNSDSAQMSFVSTLKSIVQRRNLGANHYSSDSQLTTSLGPPAEDSKSLLGKKKLLSPSPSLSSSSRELIENMPSSFLSRRNHAVLQRRGSDHTALARPGFLPPLNPHPPVPDIYKISAMVSCGQKPLIPTAPSYPKDFKSKTLLTRRQSLQTEQIKQLVNF